Proteins from a genomic interval of Streptomyces fodineus:
- a CDS encoding CHAT domain-containing protein, protein MPEAVSHAQYVEMPCPSCGEPIAPELYVVVDSDERPDLVRLIKQDILHCPVCPHCDVVLYLGMPLLVHRPGQRVPVIYSPVPRADPELRRRHGEMLVQILRERLGGRWTDRLGRRVYTADRNRLAALVDLDLDLLPGGRDTSLSEAMERYQFCATWEEARAAVERFDVLLGPEAEFVLRNGIRKAEAAADTEAVATTAQHLDVLLDCRDRGVPAAFAELCDGTGRTVKASLAAIFRALAQSSGDEPRSTLALLRAALERRSREDDEESWAHLQLSLADTLADLTLAGQTAETDDPAWHYRCALEFFTTRRAPREWIAASLRLLRAVRLTPSFPTAPQLALAILCRAQPPDRTRRTLAEVLPGLWAAVKGDAEAPAVADVVQALVDDGMLRVGGDGEACEVPDWVRASLSAGLSPSTGLSVDSLLARHRLARLSSPGPEPADGPTGPEPAQTLAAAVPYLARARDWELLRPVLQTLVAVDPSPATIDTVQAHHRAMAEETGSTESRAELGRLLMSSRPAEAEPLLRAALEEYRAADASRQVLRVGFNLAGVLLRTGRGREAVALHKELTRLAADLDGDRWTELALEVRHLEIQHVLRRHEDVLDGVRVLRDRIAAWPEQAPADGDAIAPHEVREALLALGERAAGDLGRWGEVLSFSDARLAGMRKRGASPHELAQAHHNRYIPLLNLGELDAAETILLYCREEYEKTGSARELAAVTGALGEIAQRRGRAAQAIELQQQTLYHAHRTADPRLAATAHRHYAEYLPQEEDEARLAHALLAALLYRAVGDENRFRQTITQIADRHHAPDLLAEATQPWLASVIARIDGTDLTHLRTALGLDASAVDGALGEILTIVGGADPAQGGHHDTLARRWDPAIAAVVAAVDGDQDAVAALTEHLALRELAPDWARLVVALRLVLDGRRDGAALTAGLDDIDTAVVRRTLDALAGRARMTSSPSELAAATADARRRHQDLLDMMCAAVRGSRRARDRADAWLRTTAVEAGQPDLARAVSAVLAGTREPDLALGGLTPAQLRLVEAITEAVDAQEPDAIDADDPAGYLYEILSGPVGPSYDEVGVIVRNEPGLAEACAATGRGIRRRLEAGDTAAAAHILNVVVAVLLLRHDLRHALPLAEILAGAADRDPTLALEPDVVELVSRAAVDAAERTRAESVLSLVGAAVPRHTPVPLGMRPAPDLVDRAGRWLTVARTLRRRVPDDVAERQLTLAEAVVSQAVGDVQQTIALVRTALDDPRTTDAEPWYTASLRAALAAAHTRRGDLHTALEIYDGLLAADFPDGPQDIADLLVRRADVLALLGRHRQALADLHRAQALLDAHTGAGIDTALTRGLLHSELGWLYELLGDLPAAAGAYEHGLLIARSIGHRIGEATMLKVLGSLLGKLSTGYLRALGAGELREVFAVLYRVDPQLMHLPTREGARRAGVALLRNAAALFRAAHDEPGWARTTDALCNLMPEDQDEQAVELLTEVLGVLENDRLGQAVPLANLASRYVSLGRLDEAEDALRRSLDISRAAGYFDAATHSATSLGSLYHRQGRLAEAEKAFRDAVSLIEAVRPHRPLDDRSRVSFVHGHQRAFQGLVDCLLARGAHDEAFDVVQQAKSRALVELLAVAEPAPHQAATGRFAELLAAEAEHLAVLRRASKQPELAARAQDALHAVYEEMSGHDADYVTMRRGTPADARSVRRWLAGQGRPVLLVEYFLGLEYLTVFFLRAEWETVRIATTRLTRADLARAHADFRRQVVQYRNAAGSAWTALSQQVTEPMGAFLRPDDLVVLVPHGTLHALPLHALPVGGEPLASRNPVVHIPAAGLLPLCQSPAKGTGRLDTCAAFGVTYEAEAAAVAELFGDEYVPAAGLTADAIAARAAGRDVLHFSCHARFDAADPLGSGLCLSPGDPGETDDATGTMLTVRDIMAMRLRHELITVSACETGVQEALDGDELIGLTRAFLYAGARAVVASLWPVDADTTRDFMVRFYSHLRAALARGDALDKAGALRLAQLDIMRDKGVQASYHWAPFVLVGDGN, encoded by the coding sequence GTGCCCGAGGCCGTCAGCCATGCGCAGTACGTGGAGATGCCCTGCCCGAGCTGTGGCGAGCCCATCGCCCCGGAGCTGTACGTGGTCGTGGACAGCGACGAGCGGCCCGATCTGGTACGGCTCATCAAGCAGGACATCCTCCACTGTCCGGTCTGCCCCCACTGCGACGTCGTCCTGTACCTGGGAATGCCGCTGCTGGTCCACCGCCCCGGACAGCGCGTGCCCGTCATCTACAGCCCGGTCCCACGGGCCGATCCCGAACTGCGTCGCCGGCACGGCGAGATGCTGGTCCAGATCCTCCGGGAGCGGCTGGGCGGTCGATGGACGGACCGCTTGGGGCGCCGCGTGTACACGGCGGACCGAAACCGACTCGCCGCCCTCGTCGATCTGGACCTGGACCTGCTGCCGGGCGGGCGTGACACCTCCCTGAGCGAGGCGATGGAGCGCTATCAGTTCTGCGCCACCTGGGAGGAGGCCCGCGCGGCGGTCGAGCGGTTCGATGTCCTGCTCGGCCCGGAGGCGGAGTTCGTCCTGCGCAACGGCATCCGCAAGGCCGAGGCAGCCGCAGACACCGAGGCAGTGGCGACGACGGCCCAGCACCTCGACGTACTGCTGGACTGCCGCGACCGTGGCGTGCCGGCCGCGTTCGCCGAGCTGTGCGACGGCACGGGCCGCACCGTCAAGGCGAGCCTGGCCGCCATCTTCCGCGCACTGGCCCAGTCGTCCGGCGACGAGCCGCGCAGCACCCTCGCGCTCCTGCGCGCGGCCCTGGAACGGCGAAGCCGCGAGGACGACGAGGAGAGCTGGGCCCACCTCCAGCTGAGCCTCGCCGACACCCTGGCCGACCTCACCCTCGCGGGGCAGACCGCCGAGACGGACGACCCCGCCTGGCACTACCGGTGCGCGCTGGAGTTCTTCACCACCCGGCGGGCACCGCGCGAGTGGATCGCGGCCTCACTGCGCCTGCTCCGCGCGGTCCGTCTGACACCGTCGTTCCCGACCGCACCGCAGCTGGCACTGGCGATCCTGTGCCGCGCACAGCCTCCGGACCGCACCCGGCGCACCCTTGCGGAGGTGCTGCCGGGCCTCTGGGCGGCGGTGAAGGGGGACGCCGAGGCGCCCGCCGTGGCGGATGTCGTGCAGGCGCTCGTCGACGACGGGATGCTCCGCGTCGGCGGCGACGGTGAGGCCTGTGAGGTGCCCGACTGGGTCAGGGCGTCGCTGTCCGCGGGCTTGTCCCCGTCCACCGGCCTGAGCGTCGACTCCTTGCTCGCCCGGCACCGACTCGCCCGCCTGTCTTCGCCCGGGCCGGAGCCGGCGGACGGGCCGACCGGGCCGGAACCGGCGCAGACCCTCGCCGCGGCCGTGCCCTACCTCGCCCGGGCTCGGGACTGGGAGCTGCTGCGCCCCGTCCTGCAGACGCTGGTCGCCGTCGACCCCAGTCCCGCCACCATCGACACGGTGCAGGCCCACCACAGGGCCATGGCCGAGGAGACCGGCAGCACCGAGAGCCGTGCGGAACTGGGGCGGCTCCTGATGTCCAGCCGTCCCGCGGAAGCCGAACCCCTGTTACGGGCCGCACTTGAGGAGTACCGGGCCGCAGACGCCTCCCGGCAGGTGCTCAGGGTCGGCTTCAACCTGGCCGGGGTGCTGCTGCGCACGGGGCGCGGCAGGGAGGCGGTCGCCCTCCACAAGGAGCTGACACGGCTCGCCGCCGACCTCGACGGCGACCGCTGGACCGAACTCGCCCTGGAAGTACGCCACCTGGAGATCCAGCACGTCTTACGGCGCCACGAGGACGTGCTCGACGGTGTTCGCGTGCTGCGTGACCGTATCGCCGCCTGGCCGGAGCAGGCGCCCGCGGACGGGGACGCGATCGCCCCCCACGAGGTCCGCGAGGCCCTGCTGGCCCTGGGCGAGCGCGCCGCCGGCGATCTGGGGCGCTGGGGTGAGGTGCTGTCCTTCTCCGACGCGAGGCTCGCCGGTATGCGCAAGCGCGGAGCCTCACCGCACGAACTGGCCCAAGCGCATCACAACCGCTACATACCCTTGCTCAACCTCGGCGAGCTCGACGCCGCCGAGACGATCCTGCTCTACTGCCGCGAGGAGTACGAGAAGACCGGCAGCGCCCGCGAACTGGCCGCCGTGACCGGGGCACTCGGCGAGATCGCGCAGCGACGCGGGCGCGCCGCGCAGGCGATCGAACTCCAGCAACAGACTCTGTACCACGCCCACCGGACAGCCGATCCACGCCTCGCCGCCACCGCGCACCGGCACTACGCCGAGTACCTCCCGCAGGAAGAGGACGAGGCCCGCCTCGCCCACGCCCTGCTGGCCGCCCTGCTGTACCGGGCCGTCGGCGACGAGAACCGGTTCCGGCAGACCATCACGCAGATCGCGGACCGCCACCACGCGCCCGACCTGCTGGCCGAGGCGACCCAGCCCTGGCTGGCCTCGGTGATCGCGCGCATCGACGGCACGGACCTGACGCACCTGCGGACGGCCCTCGGGCTCGATGCGTCCGCCGTCGACGGCGCGCTCGGGGAGATCCTCACCATCGTCGGCGGGGCCGACCCCGCGCAGGGCGGCCATCACGACACCCTGGCGCGCCGATGGGACCCGGCGATCGCCGCCGTGGTCGCCGCGGTGGACGGCGACCAGGATGCCGTCGCCGCGCTCACCGAGCACCTCGCCCTGCGCGAACTCGCCCCGGACTGGGCCCGGCTCGTCGTCGCACTGCGGCTCGTCCTCGACGGGCGGCGCGACGGGGCGGCACTGACGGCCGGCCTGGACGACATCGACACCGCTGTCGTCCGCCGTACGCTCGACGCCCTGGCCGGACGCGCCCGGATGACCAGCAGCCCGTCGGAGCTCGCCGCCGCCACCGCCGACGCTCGGCGCCGTCATCAAGATCTGCTGGACATGATGTGCGCCGCGGTGCGAGGAAGCCGGCGCGCTCGGGACCGGGCCGACGCATGGCTCAGGACGACCGCCGTGGAGGCCGGGCAGCCGGATCTTGCCCGCGCCGTGTCCGCCGTCCTCGCGGGAACGCGCGAACCCGACCTCGCCCTGGGCGGCCTGACGCCCGCTCAGCTGCGACTGGTCGAGGCGATCACCGAGGCGGTGGACGCACAGGAGCCCGACGCCATCGACGCGGACGACCCGGCCGGGTACCTCTACGAGATCCTGTCCGGCCCCGTCGGCCCGTCCTACGACGAGGTCGGCGTGATCGTCCGTAACGAGCCCGGCCTTGCGGAGGCCTGCGCAGCGACCGGGCGGGGAATCAGGCGCCGGCTCGAGGCCGGCGACACCGCCGCGGCGGCGCACATCCTGAACGTCGTCGTCGCCGTCCTGCTGCTCCGGCACGACCTGCGCCACGCCCTGCCCCTGGCCGAGATCCTCGCCGGCGCGGCCGACCGGGATCCGACGCTCGCCCTCGAACCGGACGTCGTCGAGCTCGTGTCCCGTGCCGCCGTCGACGCGGCCGAGCGAACCAGGGCCGAGAGCGTCCTGTCGCTGGTGGGCGCGGCCGTACCCCGCCACACCCCGGTCCCCCTGGGGATGCGGCCCGCTCCCGACCTCGTCGACCGGGCGGGCCGCTGGCTGACCGTCGCACGCACCCTGCGCCGCCGCGTGCCCGACGACGTCGCGGAGCGGCAACTCACCCTCGCCGAGGCCGTGGTGAGCCAGGCCGTCGGGGACGTCCAGCAGACCATCGCGCTGGTCCGGACAGCCCTGGACGACCCCCGCACCACCGACGCCGAGCCGTGGTACACCGCCTCCCTGCGGGCTGCCCTCGCCGCCGCGCACACCCGCCGCGGCGACCTGCACACGGCCTTGGAGATCTACGACGGCCTGCTGGCCGCCGACTTCCCGGACGGCCCGCAGGACATCGCGGATTTGCTGGTCCGCCGGGCGGATGTCCTCGCCCTGCTCGGCCGCCACCGGCAGGCTCTCGCCGACCTGCACAGGGCGCAGGCGCTCCTGGACGCGCACACCGGCGCGGGCATCGACACGGCACTCACCCGCGGCTTGCTCCACAGCGAACTCGGCTGGCTCTACGAGCTGTTGGGCGACCTGCCCGCGGCCGCCGGCGCGTACGAGCACGGTCTGCTCATCGCCCGGAGCATCGGGCACCGGATCGGCGAGGCGACCATGCTCAAGGTCCTCGGATCCCTGCTGGGGAAGCTGAGCACGGGCTACCTCAGAGCACTGGGCGCCGGAGAGCTCCGGGAGGTCTTCGCGGTCCTGTACCGGGTGGATCCCCAGCTGATGCATCTGCCGACCCGCGAGGGCGCCCGCCGGGCCGGCGTCGCCCTGCTGCGAAACGCCGCCGCACTGTTCCGTGCGGCGCACGACGAACCCGGCTGGGCGCGGACGACGGACGCCCTGTGCAACCTCATGCCCGAAGACCAGGACGAGCAGGCGGTGGAGTTGCTCACCGAGGTGCTCGGGGTGCTGGAGAACGACCGGCTGGGGCAGGCCGTCCCCCTGGCCAACCTGGCCTCCAGGTACGTCTCGCTCGGCCGGCTCGACGAGGCAGAGGACGCGCTGCGCCGTAGTCTCGACATCTCGCGCGCCGCCGGGTACTTCGACGCCGCCACCCACTCGGCGACCTCGCTCGGCTCGCTGTACCACCGCCAAGGACGCCTGGCGGAGGCCGAGAAGGCGTTCCGGGACGCCGTCTCGCTCATAGAGGCCGTCCGTCCGCACCGCCCGCTCGACGACCGGTCCCGGGTCAGCTTCGTGCACGGACATCAGCGGGCCTTCCAGGGGCTCGTGGACTGCCTGCTGGCACGCGGCGCGCACGACGAAGCCTTCGACGTCGTTCAGCAGGCGAAGTCCCGCGCCCTCGTGGAACTCCTCGCCGTCGCCGAGCCGGCGCCCCACCAGGCGGCGACCGGACGGTTCGCCGAACTGCTCGCCGCCGAGGCCGAACACCTCGCCGTGCTGCGGCGGGCGAGCAAGCAGCCGGAACTCGCCGCCCGCGCCCAGGACGCGCTGCACGCCGTGTACGAGGAGATGAGCGGCCACGACGCGGACTACGTGACCATGCGCCGGGGCACTCCGGCCGACGCCCGTTCGGTCCGGCGGTGGCTCGCCGGCCAGGGACGGCCGGTCCTGCTGGTCGAGTACTTCCTCGGCCTGGAGTATCTGACCGTGTTCTTCCTGCGGGCGGAGTGGGAGACGGTGCGCATCGCCACCACCCGCCTCACCCGCGCCGACCTGGCACGCGCCCACGCCGACTTCCGGCGGCAGGTGGTGCAGTACCGCAATGCCGCGGGCTCCGCCTGGACGGCGCTGTCCCAGCAGGTGACCGAGCCGATGGGGGCGTTCCTGCGCCCGGACGACCTGGTGGTGCTGGTACCGCACGGCACGCTGCACGCCCTGCCGCTGCACGCCCTACCCGTCGGCGGTGAGCCCCTCGCGAGCCGCAACCCGGTCGTCCACATCCCCGCCGCCGGCCTGCTGCCCCTGTGCCAGAGCCCCGCCAAGGGCACCGGCAGGCTGGACACGTGCGCGGCCTTCGGCGTCACCTACGAGGCCGAGGCGGCGGCGGTGGCCGAGCTGTTCGGCGACGAGTACGTCCCCGCAGCGGGACTGACCGCCGACGCGATCGCGGCACGGGCGGCGGGCCGCGACGTCCTGCACTTCTCCTGTCACGCCCGGTTCGACGCGGCGGACCCGCTCGGCTCGGGCCTCTGCCTCAGTCCCGGTGACCCCGGCGAGACCGATGACGCCACCGGCACCATGCTGACGGTGCGTGACATCATGGCCATGCGGCTCCGCCACGAGCTCATCACGGTCAGCGCGTGCGAGACCGGCGTGCAGGAAGCCCTGGACGGGGACGAGCTCATAGGACTGACCCGTGCCTTCCTGTACGCCGGGGCGCGCGCCGTCGTGGCCAGTCTCTGGCCGGTCGACGCCGACACCACACGGGACTTCATGGTCCGCTTCTACAGCCACCTGCGCGCCGCGCTTGCCCGCGGGGACGCCCTCGACAAGGCCGGTGCGCTGCGCCTGGCACAGCTCGACATCATGCGGGACAAGGGCGTACAGGCCTCGTACCACTGGGCGCCGTTCGTCCTGGTCGGCGACGGGAACTGA